In the genome of Ctenopharyngodon idella isolate HZGC_01 chromosome 19, HZGC01, whole genome shotgun sequence, one region contains:
- the LOC127501434 gene encoding zinc finger CCHC domain-containing protein 18, which translates to MDVIFQEGIKIPNAVIVSGVTGTANDEELIKILQEHGSIARSVKIQDPDSDFHRDLIIEFDSGCALQSLELMLPYTHQLTSDPNVTYIVRSLSSVYTRKLGGSATRSYLEGLKEIAKLSGANFEAMLSEMLTEMSAVVLPAGSTSEAVDENPIRPSRQEPLEGKATPVIAQPCQEGTQQTHPPASYVADTTVLTSPTILNPPEVQRLVVEHVVRSGEAVAQVHAPMRLRLFSGRKPRPANETDYDAWRSSVDLILKDPAISDLHGSRKILESLLPPAADVIKHLSPEASPSAYLQLLDSAFGTVEDGDELFAKFMNTLQDAGERPSSYLSRLQAALSVTIKRGGVSPSEADRHLLKQFCRGCWDDGLIADLRLTQKRDDPPHFAQLLLMLRTEEDKHAAKTMRMKQHLGGTKQRALMHTHRTWVSDETEQAAASNVLSLATEAKELRKQIATLQSQLAKLTSKADVPKKSALQAVGQKSSITEKRSSKQSTVTTIPANGKQSDKPRPWYCFKCGEDGHIASSCESEPNPTLVAEKRKVLREKQSQWESQYNITKPALN; encoded by the coding sequence ATGGATGTAATTTTCCAAGAAGGTATCAAAATCCCAAATGCTGTAATAGTTAGTGGGGTAACTGGAACAGCGAATGATgaagaactgataaaaattcTGCAAGAACATGGTTCTATTGCTAGGTCAGTCAAAATTCAGGACCCTGATTCTGACTTCCATCGTGACTTAATTATTGAGTTTGACAGTGGCTGTGCTTTACAGTCATTAGAGCTCATGTTGCCCTATACTCACCAACTAACCAGTGATCCAAATGTCACTTATATAGTGAGATCTTTATCCAGTGTTTACACCCGAAAGTTGGGGGGTAGTGCTACCAGATCATACCTAGAAGGATTGAAAGAAATTGCGAAACTTAGTGGGGCAAATTTTGAAGCAATGTTGAGTGAAATGCTGACAGAAATGAGTGCTGTAGTTCTTCCTGCAGGCTCTACATCTGAAGCTGTTGATGAAAACCCTATTAGACCATCCCGTCAAGAGCCGCTTGAAGGCAAAGCAACTCCAGTTATCGCTCAGCCTTGCCAAGAAGGAACCCAGCAGACCCATCCTCCTGCTTCTTATGTGGCTGACACCACAGTTCTTACCTCTCCCACGATACTTAACCCGCCTGAAGTTCAGAGGTTAGTTGTTGAACATGTGGTGAGGAGTGGAGAAGCTGTTGCTCAGGTGCATGCTCCCATGCGACTCAGGTTATTTTCTGGGAGGAAACCTAGACCTGCCAACGAGACAGATTATGATGCATGGCGTTCTAGTGTGGATCTTATTCTGAAAGATCCTGCAATATCTGATCTGCATGGGTCACGAAAGATCCTGGAAAGTCTTTTGCCCCCAGCTGCTGATGTTATTAAACACTTGAGTCCTGAAGCTTCCCCATCAGCTTACCTGCAGTTGCTAGATTCTGCTTTCGGCACGGTAGAAGATGGTGACGAACTCTTTGCTAAATTTATGAATACCTTGCAGGATGCAGGGGAGAGACCTTCATCTTACTTGTCTAGGCTTCAGGCAGCCTTGAGTGTAACGATTAAGCGTGGTGGGGTTTCGCCCAGTGAAGCAGACCGACATCTCTTGAAGCAATTCTGCCGGGGCTGCTGGGATGATGGGTTGATCGCTGACCTGCGATTGACACAAAAACGTGATGATCCTCCACATTTCGCACAGCTGTTATTGATGCTACGTACTGAGGAGGATAAACATGCTGCAAAAACCATGCGCATGAAACAACATCTAGGTGGTACCAAGCAGCGCGCACTGATGCATACCCACAGAACCTGGGTGTCTGATGAAACTGAACAAGCTGCAGCCTCCAATGTGCTGTCATTGGCAACAGAAGCTAAAGAACTAAGAAAACAGATAGCAACTCTTCAGAGTCAACTAGCAAAACTCACCTCTAAAGCTGATGTCCCAAAGAAATCTGCATTGCAGGCAGTGGGTCAGAAATCCTCAATCACAGAGAAAAGATCAAGCAAACAGAGCACTGTAACCACAATACCTGCAAACGGTAAACAATCTGACAAACCCAGGCCAtggtattgttttaaatgtggagAAGATGGCCATATTGCCTCCTCCTGTGAGTCAGAGCCCAATCCAACACTGGTGGCTGAAAAGCGTAAAGTCTTGAGGGAGAAACAATCCCAGTGGGAGTCTCAATACAACATCACAAAACCTGCTTTAAACTAG